A stretch of Bradyrhizobium sp. CCBAU 53338 DNA encodes these proteins:
- a CDS encoding SRPBCC family protein has product MRITVETSVAAPIDRVWRAYTTPADIVKWNAASDDWHTTKATVDLREGGVFSSRMEARDGSMGFDFAGTYTKIVEHKRIEYAFGDRKAEVEFVPGAKGVTVRVVFDAEATHSVEQQQGGWQAILDSFARYVEAKQAS; this is encoded by the coding sequence ATGAGGATCACCGTCGAAACCAGCGTCGCCGCCCCCATCGATCGGGTCTGGCGTGCCTACACGACGCCTGCCGACATCGTGAAGTGGAACGCCGCGTCGGACGACTGGCACACGACCAAGGCGACGGTCGACCTGCGCGAGGGCGGCGTGTTCTCGTCGCGCATGGAGGCCAGGGACGGCAGCATGGGATTCGACTTCGCCGGCACCTACACGAAAATCGTCGAGCACAAGCGGATCGAATATGCGTTCGGCGATCGCAAGGCCGAAGTCGAGTTCGTGCCAGGGGCGAAGGGCGTCACCGTCCGCGTCGTCTTCGATGCGGAAGCGACCCATTCGGTCGAGCAGCAGCAAGGCGGCTGGCAGGCGATCCTCGACAGCTTTGCGCGATACGTCGAAGCGAAGCAGGCGTCGTAA
- a CDS encoding alpha/beta fold hydrolase yields MISSNVTRRRLIGGLAAGVSAASVVSSGIRRAHAQSAQKTFVLVGGAFYGAWCWHRVTERLEKQGHKVYAFTLSGLAERSHLLSKDINLDTHITDIANLVEWEDLKDICLVAHSYAGCPASGALERIGSRVSSIVWVDAIKPADGQAFRDLVPFPVEEGAISRPAPKALPPTAFSDPKDVAWVLSKVTPQPVGTWLQPVKLSGAREKVAKKTYIRLPKFQLAALDKAAAECKADNSWTVLENTTSGHSVMIAEPDWLTDVLVKAA; encoded by the coding sequence ATGATTTCGTCAAATGTCACTCGCCGCAGATTGATCGGCGGCCTCGCGGCCGGAGTAAGCGCGGCCTCGGTGGTTTCATCGGGCATCCGCAGGGCCCATGCCCAATCCGCACAAAAGACCTTTGTTCTCGTGGGCGGGGCCTTCTACGGAGCATGGTGCTGGCATCGCGTCACCGAGCGGCTCGAAAAGCAGGGCCACAAGGTCTACGCGTTCACGCTCTCGGGACTGGCAGAGCGCTCGCATCTCCTCAGCAAGGACATCAACCTCGACACGCACATCACGGACATCGCCAATCTCGTCGAATGGGAAGACCTGAAAGACATCTGTCTCGTCGCCCATTCCTATGCCGGATGTCCCGCGTCGGGTGCTCTCGAGCGCATCGGAAGCCGGGTGTCATCGATCGTCTGGGTGGATGCAATCAAGCCCGCCGACGGGCAGGCGTTCCGGGACCTGGTCCCCTTCCCGGTCGAGGAAGGCGCGATCAGCCGCCCGGCTCCCAAGGCGCTGCCGCCGACGGCGTTCAGCGACCCCAAGGACGTTGCCTGGGTTCTCTCAAAGGTCACGCCGCAACCTGTCGGCACATGGCTGCAACCGGTGAAGCTATCGGGCGCGCGCGAGAAGGTCGCGAAGAAGACCTACATCCGGCTGCCCAAATTCCAGCTGGCCGCCCTCGACAAGGCGGCAGCGGAGTGCAAGGCCGACAATTCCTGGACGGTCCTCGAGAACACCACGTCCGGCCACTCGGTCATGATCGCCGAGCCGGATTGGTTGACCGACGTGCTGGTGAAAGCCGCATGA
- a CDS encoding aspartate/glutamate racemase family protein: protein MRTIGLIGGMSWESTVLYYKLINERVRDRMGKLHSAPLLMYSYDFQEIKEMQYDGRWAEAAASLAEVAQRLEKAGARAIVLCTNTMHKLAPDITSKLTIPFIHIGDATAQRIRSGGYRRVGLLGTKFTMEEDFYVDRLRAHDLDVLVPPADERADVNRIIYDELCLGVVADASRRRYQDVMAALVGRGAECIILGCTEITMLVGAADTSVETFDTTAIHAETAADFAIG, encoded by the coding sequence ATGCGAACCATTGGCCTGATCGGAGGCATGAGCTGGGAGAGCACCGTGCTCTACTACAAGCTCATCAACGAGCGGGTTCGGGACCGCATGGGCAAGCTGCATTCGGCGCCGCTGCTGATGTATTCCTATGACTTCCAGGAGATCAAGGAGATGCAATACGACGGCCGCTGGGCGGAGGCGGCCGCGAGCCTGGCGGAGGTGGCGCAGCGCCTCGAAAAGGCCGGTGCGCGCGCGATCGTGCTGTGCACGAACACCATGCACAAGCTCGCGCCCGACATCACCTCGAAGCTGACCATTCCCTTCATTCACATCGGCGACGCGACGGCGCAGCGCATTCGATCCGGGGGATACCGGCGGGTCGGGCTGCTCGGCACGAAGTTCACGATGGAGGAGGACTTCTACGTCGATCGGCTGCGCGCGCATGATCTCGATGTCCTCGTGCCTCCCGCGGACGAGCGGGCCGACGTGAACCGCATCATCTACGACGAGCTGTGCCTTGGCGTCGTCGCCGACGCCTCGCGCCGCCGCTATCAAGACGTGATGGCCGCGCTGGTCGGGCGCGGTGCGGAATGCATCATCCTCGGCTGCACCGAGATCACGATGCTGGTCGGCGCTGCCGATACGTCGGTGGAGACGTTCGACACCACGGCGATCCACGCGGAGACCGCGGCGGATTTCGCGATCGGGTGA
- a CDS encoding serine hydrolase — translation MSVILVSAAWASLACAQNVRSSAGEAGPVFSDSGPDADVYGAAEGYPIGTRGTTTQLDKLVGVYSHFGEIFPSRPIGHATTPWQFKRAPEPSISYSFGKERFSIADYLKRNPVTGLLIARDDTILYEHYQYARTDHDRFLSQSMAKTLVSMLVGIAVSEGRIKSIDDPVSTYVHGLAGTEYGNTSIRALLNMSSGVEFSEVYDGHDDIARLGRALFVEATKDPAAVVAQFNTRIAPPETKWHYASVETEILGLVLRSATGTPVADYLHDRIWNAIGTEADASWAIDGSGQEIAFCCFNATLRDYARLGRLLANDGAWEGRQLIPRQWLLDATTVRSVDGHLAPGVATPYMGYGYQVWLLPGAQRRFALLGIRGQVILVDPASKLVMVHTAVRQKPSEPGALREPLALWSAVLQQLGQ, via the coding sequence TTGTCCGTCATTCTCGTTTCGGCGGCCTGGGCGTCCCTGGCGTGCGCACAGAACGTCCGCAGCTCCGCCGGCGAGGCGGGGCCGGTCTTTTCGGATAGCGGCCCCGATGCCGATGTCTACGGCGCGGCCGAGGGCTATCCGATCGGCACGCGGGGGACCACCACCCAGCTCGACAAGCTGGTCGGGGTCTACAGCCATTTCGGCGAGATCTTCCCCTCGCGCCCGATCGGACACGCGACGACTCCCTGGCAATTCAAGCGCGCACCGGAGCCGTCCATTTCCTACAGTTTCGGCAAGGAACGGTTCAGCATTGCGGACTACCTCAAGCGCAACCCGGTGACGGGACTTTTGATCGCCCGGGACGACACCATCCTGTACGAGCACTATCAATATGCGCGGACCGATCACGACCGCTTCCTGTCGCAATCGATGGCCAAGACGCTGGTGTCCATGCTGGTGGGGATTGCGGTCTCGGAGGGACGGATCAAGTCGATCGACGACCCCGTCTCGACCTACGTCCACGGTCTGGCAGGAACGGAATATGGAAACACATCCATCCGGGCCTTGCTGAATATGTCGTCGGGCGTCGAGTTTTCGGAAGTCTATGACGGGCACGACGATATCGCCCGGCTTGGGCGAGCCCTGTTCGTCGAAGCGACGAAGGATCCCGCCGCGGTCGTCGCGCAATTCAATACTCGAATCGCACCGCCGGAAACCAAATGGCACTATGCGAGCGTGGAAACCGAGATACTGGGCCTGGTCCTGCGCTCCGCCACGGGCACGCCGGTTGCCGACTATCTCCACGACCGGATCTGGAATGCCATCGGCACCGAAGCGGATGCCTCGTGGGCGATCGACGGCAGCGGGCAGGAGATTGCGTTTTGCTGTTTCAACGCAACCTTGCGCGACTATGCGCGCCTGGGCCGGCTGCTCGCCAACGACGGCGCCTGGGAAGGTCGTCAGTTGATCCCCCGGCAGTGGCTGTTGGATGCGACGACTGTCAGGTCGGTTGACGGTCATCTCGCGCCGGGAGTTGCGACCCCCTATATGGGCTACGGCTATCAGGTCTGGCTCCTCCCTGGCGCGCAGCGCAGATTTGCCCTGCTCGGCATACGCGGTCAGGTCATCCTGGTCGATCCAGCCTCGAAACTCGTCATGGTGCACACGGCCGTTCGCCAGAAGCCGTCCGAGCCGGGAGCGCTCAGGGAGCCGCTTGCGTTGTGGTCCGCCGTGCTTCAGCAGCTCGGGCAATGA